The genomic DNA AGGTTCAGGAACAGGCGCTGCAGCCAGCCCATGTTCTGCGCTTCGTTGATGTAGCCGTTGCCGACATACTCGATCCGCGCGTCCGCCACCTGGGTGGAGGGCACGGTATTCCCGCCACTGATAAACCGCGGATTCACCACGCCGGAAAAACGGATAAATTCCGTGCCCTGGTTAATGGCGATCTGCTTTTCGCCCACCACACGCAGGTTACCGTTAGGCAGAAGCTCGTTTACGGTCACGGTGATCGTCCCGGTAAAGGTGTTTCGCGCCGCGGCGCCGCCCTTGCCGGAAAAATCATTTTTGCCTTCGGCTTCAAAATCCGCTTTGCCGTCACCCAGCCAGCTGTTGAGCTTTGTGGGTACCGCGATAAGCCCCATCCCGGCCGATCCATTACGGTTGGCACTGGCGGAGGAACTTTTGCTGGCGCTCACGTTCTCCTGCAGCAGGATCGTCAGCGTATCGCCTACGTTACGCGGGCGACGGTCTTCGAACATCGGCTGATAGCCGTAGTTCATGCCCTGCCCCGCCTGAAACAGCGAGCCGCCGGTCGCTGCCGGTGCCATCGGTAATGGTGTTGCCGTCGTCGGACCTTCAACGAGCT from Enterobacter ludwigii includes the following:
- a CDS encoding flagellar basal body L-ring protein FlgH codes for the protein MKTLLMNTPVVARRCALAASVLLLSGCAHIMQNKLVEGPTTATPLPMAPAATGGSLFQAGQGMNYGYQPMFEDRRPRNVGDTLTILLQENVSASKSSSASANRNGSAGMGLIAVPTKLNSWLGDGKADFEAEGKNDFSGKGGAAARNTFTGTITVTVNELLPNGNLRVVGEKQIAINQGTEFIRFSGVVNPRFISGGNTVPSTQVADARIEYVGNGYINEAQNMGWLQRLFLNLSPF